A section of the Pseudomonas flavescens genome encodes:
- the ribBA gene encoding bifunctional 3,4-dihydroxy-2-butanone-4-phosphate synthase/GTP cyclohydrolase II — MPFHPIRELIDDFRQGKMVLLVDDEDRENEGDLLLAAQFCTPQAINFMAREARGLICLTLTDEHCQRLGLEQMVPSNGSVFSTAFTVSIEAASGISTGISAADRAHTVLTAVAPGAKAADLVQPGHIFPLRAKEGGVLTRAGHTEAGCDLARLAGLTPAAVIVEVMNEDGSMARRPQLEAFAHSHGIRIGTIADLIQHRLSTEHTITRIGERELPTVHGEFRLITYEDRIAGGVHMAMVMGDIRHDEPTLARVHAIDPLRDLVGAEYTGPRSWTLWAALERIAADGKGVVVVLANHESSQALLERVPQLTQPQRPFNRGQTRVYSEVGTGAQILQDLGVGKLRHLGPPLKYAGLAGYELEVVETVPFE, encoded by the coding sequence ATGCCCTTCCATCCCATCCGTGAACTCATCGATGACTTCCGCCAGGGCAAGATGGTGCTGCTGGTCGATGACGAAGACCGCGAGAACGAGGGCGACCTGCTGCTCGCTGCGCAGTTCTGCACGCCTCAGGCGATCAATTTCATGGCCCGTGAAGCCCGCGGGCTGATCTGCCTGACCCTGACCGACGAGCACTGCCAGCGTCTGGGTCTGGAGCAGATGGTACCGAGTAACGGTAGCGTGTTTTCCACCGCCTTCACCGTTTCCATCGAAGCCGCCAGCGGCATCAGTACGGGCATTTCCGCCGCCGACCGTGCGCACACGGTGCTGACTGCCGTTGCGCCTGGCGCGAAGGCCGCCGACCTGGTGCAGCCCGGCCACATCTTCCCGCTGAGAGCCAAGGAAGGCGGCGTACTGACCCGCGCCGGGCACACCGAGGCGGGCTGCGATCTGGCCAGGCTGGCCGGCCTGACCCCGGCGGCGGTGATCGTCGAAGTCATGAACGAGGATGGCAGCATGGCGCGCCGCCCGCAGCTGGAGGCCTTCGCCCACTCCCACGGCATCAGGATCGGCACCATCGCCGACCTCATCCAGCACCGCCTGAGCACCGAGCACACCATTACCCGCATCGGCGAACGCGAGCTGCCCACCGTGCACGGCGAGTTCCGCCTGATCACCTATGAAGACCGTATCGCCGGGGGCGTGCACATGGCCATGGTGATGGGCGATATCCGTCATGACGAGCCGACCCTGGCGCGCGTGCATGCCATCGATCCGCTGCGCGATCTGGTAGGCGCCGAATACACCGGCCCGCGCAGTTGGACGCTATGGGCCGCTCTGGAACGCATCGCCGCCGACGGCAAGGGCGTCGTCGTGGTGCTGGCCAACCACGAGTCGTCCCAGGCGCTGCTCGAGCGCGTCCCGCAACTGACCCAGCCGCAGCGCCCGTTCAATCGCGGGCAGACACGGGTCTATTCGGAGGTCGGCACCGGGGCACAGATTCTGCAGGACCTCGGCGTCGGCAAGCTGCGTCACCTGGGCCCGCCGCTCAAGTACGCGGGTCTTGCCGGCTATGAACTGGAGGTTGTCGAGACCGTGCCCTTCGAGTGA
- a CDS encoding DUF1330 domain-containing protein, protein MKGYWIAHVDVTDPERYVEYTKRAPAAFAAFGGRFLARGGRSEAQEGRTTPQRSVVIEFPSYDQAVACYRSEAYQEASSYRAGAARSEVIIVEGMAP, encoded by the coding sequence ATGAAGGGTTACTGGATCGCGCACGTGGACGTCACCGACCCCGAGCGCTATGTGGAATACACCAAACGCGCCCCGGCGGCCTTCGCCGCCTTCGGTGGCAGATTTCTGGCCCGCGGCGGCCGCTCCGAAGCCCAGGAAGGCCGGACCACACCACAGCGTAGCGTGGTGATCGAATTCCCATCGTACGATCAGGCCGTCGCCTGCTACCGCTCCGAGGCCTACCAGGAAGCCAGCAGCTACCGGGCCGGCGCCGCGCGCTCGGAAGTGATCATCGTCGAGGGCATGGCGCCCTGA
- a CDS encoding PfkB family carbohydrate kinase has product MAARLLYSGQVVVDLVMAVDALPSVGQDVLASSAAFEVGGGFNVMAAAARNGLSTCYLGRHGVGRFGDMARHAMAVEGIECRLPPSTGGDTGLCVALTDASAERSFISHVGAEGVLQAHDLRNETAAAEDWVMVSGYSLLHAGKAASLLSWLQQGGAAGTLVFDPGPLACNPALPGAEQLLDRLAIWSSNREEALQFTAADSLEQALQRLTARLPEGALVILRDGPQGCWLARDDWRQQVPGFAVQALDTNGAGDAHIGVFLASLAAGFSEQAAAARANAAAAIAVTRRGPATCPPAVELDAFLAAQSVV; this is encoded by the coding sequence ATGGCCGCTAGATTGCTGTACAGCGGCCAGGTCGTCGTCGACCTGGTGATGGCGGTCGACGCCTTGCCGAGCGTCGGCCAGGATGTGCTGGCCAGCAGCGCGGCGTTCGAGGTGGGCGGTGGTTTCAATGTCATGGCGGCGGCCGCACGCAATGGCCTGAGCACCTGCTACCTGGGTCGTCACGGGGTCGGTCGTTTTGGTGACATGGCGCGCCACGCAATGGCAGTGGAAGGTATCGAATGCCGCCTGCCGCCGAGCACGGGCGGCGATACCGGCCTGTGCGTCGCGCTGACCGACGCCAGTGCCGAGCGCTCGTTCATTTCCCATGTCGGGGCCGAGGGCGTATTGCAGGCCCATGACCTCCGTAACGAAACCGCCGCTGCCGAAGACTGGGTGATGGTCAGCGGCTACAGCCTGCTGCATGCCGGCAAGGCCGCTTCCCTGCTGAGCTGGCTGCAGCAAGGCGGTGCTGCCGGCACTCTGGTGTTCGATCCGGGCCCGCTGGCCTGCAACCCGGCTCTACCAGGCGCCGAGCAGTTACTTGATCGGCTGGCAATCTGGAGCAGCAACCGTGAAGAAGCCCTGCAATTTACCGCTGCCGACAGCCTGGAACAGGCTCTGCAGCGACTGACAGCACGCCTGCCGGAAGGAGCACTGGTGATCCTGCGTGACGGCCCGCAGGGCTGCTGGCTGGCCCGCGACGATTGGCGTCAGCAGGTACCGGGCTTTGCCGTGCAAGCGCTGGATACCAATGGCGCTGGTGATGCCCACATCGGCGTATTTCTGGCCAGTCTGGCCGCAGGGTTTTCCGAGCAGGCCGCCGCCGCGCGCGCCAATGCCGCAGCGGCCATTGCGGTGACCCGTCGCGGGCCGGCAACCTGTCCGCCGGCCGTCGAGCTCGATGCCTTTCTGGCAGCGCAGAGCGTGGTCTGA
- a CDS encoding purine-cytosine permease family protein, whose amino-acid sequence MRASEQVGQLETRGIEPVPENECNGHPLQLFWVWFAANISILGLPLGATLIAFQGLSIWQALIVAIVGAGGSFAIVGLLSIAGRRGRAPSLTLSRAIFGMRGNIGPTLVSLGSRLGWETVNTTTAAFVLLSLVSIIQGTPVEAKSAPFLTLLFIGLFVLLTLCVSGLGHATLLVIQKWATWVFGALNLVVGSFLALHIDWALVWAATPAPMSAVLIGVGTMAAGTGIGWANAGADMSRYQHKSVRAAGLVASAAFGAGIPLVLLITLGGLISVGNDHLASATDPIVAIRELLPTWMAVPYLITAFGGLLLSNNLSVYSAGLTTLTLGLKVKRVYAVVVDIVVIFIGSIYFMLIAESFYGPFITFISMLAVPITAWVGIFLVDLRHRQRYEAADLMNVSPSSAYWYAGGVEWRALGAWAVAIVLGFSFTTVKIGADNVLFHGWLADSWFGHNGLGWIITFIVAGGLYALLGGCRDRRAAVTHEASHGR is encoded by the coding sequence ATGCGTGCATCCGAACAGGTGGGCCAGTTGGAAACCCGCGGCATCGAGCCCGTCCCCGAAAATGAATGCAACGGTCATCCGCTGCAGCTGTTCTGGGTCTGGTTCGCGGCCAATATCAGCATCCTCGGCTTGCCACTGGGCGCCACGCTGATCGCCTTCCAGGGGCTGTCGATCTGGCAGGCGCTGATCGTCGCGATTGTCGGTGCCGGTGGCTCCTTCGCCATCGTCGGCCTGCTGTCGATTGCCGGCCGCCGAGGTCGCGCTCCGAGCCTGACGCTGTCGCGGGCGATCTTCGGCATGCGCGGCAATATCGGTCCGACCCTGGTATCGCTTGGCTCGCGTCTGGGCTGGGAAACCGTCAACACCACCACGGCGGCCTTCGTACTGCTGTCGTTGGTGTCGATCATTCAGGGCACGCCGGTGGAGGCCAAGTCCGCGCCGTTCCTCACGCTGCTGTTCATCGGCCTGTTCGTGCTGCTCACCTTGTGCGTGTCCGGTCTCGGCCATGCCACGTTGTTGGTGATTCAGAAATGGGCAACCTGGGTGTTCGGCGCGCTGAACCTGGTGGTTGGCAGCTTTCTGGCCCTGCATATCGACTGGGCCCTGGTGTGGGCGGCGACACCGGCGCCGATGTCCGCCGTGCTGATCGGCGTCGGCACCATGGCCGCGGGTACGGGCATCGGCTGGGCCAATGCTGGCGCCGACATGTCGCGCTACCAGCACAAGAGCGTGCGGGCAGCCGGGCTGGTGGCCTCGGCGGCCTTTGGCGCGGGAATTCCGCTGGTGCTGCTGATCACCCTCGGTGGCCTGATCTCGGTGGGTAATGACCACCTCGCGTCGGCGACCGACCCCATCGTGGCGATTCGCGAGCTGCTGCCGACCTGGATGGCGGTGCCCTACCTGATCACCGCGTTCGGCGGCTTGCTGCTGTCCAACAACCTGTCGGTCTACTCAGCGGGCCTGACCACCCTGACCCTCGGCCTCAAGGTCAAGCGGGTCTACGCCGTGGTGGTGGACATCGTGGTGATCTTCATCGGCTCGATCTATTTCATGTTGATCGCCGAGAGTTTCTACGGCCCGTTCATCACCTTCATCTCCATGCTGGCCGTGCCGATCACCGCCTGGGTGGGTATCTTCCTGGTCGACTTGCGGCACCGCCAGCGCTACGAGGCGGCCGACCTGATGAACGTCAGCCCGAGCAGCGCCTACTGGTACGCCGGCGGCGTGGAATGGCGCGCCCTGGGTGCCTGGGCAGTGGCGATCGTGCTGGGTTTCAGCTTCACCACCGTGAAAATCGGCGCCGACAACGTGCTGTTCCATGGCTGGCTGGCCGACTCCTGGTTTGGCCACAATGGCCTCGGCTGGATCATCACCTTCATCGTCGCTGGCGGCCTCTACGCGCTGCTCGGTGGCTGTCGTGACCGCCGTGCCGCCGTGACTCACGAGGCCAGCCATGGCCGCTAG
- a CDS encoding ADP-ribosylglycohydrolase family protein: MSLFPAARDRALGAFHGLALGDALGMPTQSLSREQIHTRYGHIEGLIDADDDQPIAPNMPAGAITDDTEQAILVGELLVAGQGRIAPTDLAQRLIDWEAVMRAKGSQDLLGPSTKRAIEMILAGASPEQAGRFGTTNGAAMRITPVGIAADVRDHEHFMAQVLQACQVTHNTGLGIASAAAVAAVVSAGINGDDLTSALALGIEAAREGQKRGHWVAGGNIAARIEWSARLCDATSPDALPGLIYEVIGTSVASQESVVAAFALARAVANGQLTPYQALCMAASLGGDTDTIAAVLGAMLGATHGLEAWPSAALAQVCAVSQIDLAPLTDQLLALRTT, encoded by the coding sequence GTGAGCCTTTTTCCCGCGGCGCGAGACCGCGCGCTCGGCGCATTCCATGGGCTGGCACTGGGCGATGCGCTCGGCATGCCGACTCAATCGCTGTCACGCGAGCAGATTCACACGCGCTATGGCCACATCGAAGGCCTGATCGATGCGGACGACGATCAACCCATCGCCCCGAACATGCCGGCTGGCGCTATTACCGACGATACCGAGCAGGCGATTCTGGTCGGCGAGCTGCTGGTCGCAGGCCAAGGCCGCATCGCACCGACTGACCTGGCACAGCGCCTGATCGACTGGGAAGCGGTCATGCGCGCCAAGGGTTCGCAGGATCTGCTCGGCCCTTCGACCAAGCGGGCGATCGAGATGATTCTCGCCGGCGCCAGTCCGGAACAAGCCGGGCGCTTCGGCACCACCAATGGTGCGGCGATGCGCATCACCCCGGTGGGTATCGCCGCCGATGTACGTGACCACGAGCATTTCATGGCTCAGGTGCTGCAGGCCTGCCAGGTGACCCACAACACCGGCCTGGGTATCGCCAGCGCCGCCGCCGTGGCAGCGGTGGTGTCAGCCGGCATCAATGGCGACGACCTGACCAGCGCATTGGCTCTGGGCATCGAAGCCGCGCGCGAAGGCCAGAAGCGCGGTCACTGGGTGGCGGGCGGCAATATCGCTGCACGCATCGAGTGGAGCGCTCGGCTCTGCGACGCAACCAGCCCCGACGCATTGCCCGGTTTGATCTACGAGGTGATCGGCACCTCGGTGGCATCCCAGGAGTCCGTGGTCGCCGCCTTCGCCCTGGCGCGTGCCGTCGCCAATGGGCAACTGACGCCTTATCAGGCCTTGTGCATGGCCGCCAGCCTGGGCGGCGATACCGATACCATCGCCGCCGTCCTTGGCGCCATGCTCGGCGCGACCCATGGCCTGGAGGCCTGGCCGAGCGCGGCGCTGGCTCAAGTCTGTGCGGTGAGCCAAATCGACCTCGCACCGTTGACCGACCAATTGCTTGCCTTGCGAACGACTTGA
- a CDS encoding GntR family transcriptional regulator: MIRQVRFDKKTRVVRALAERIEQGVLGAGERLPGEHELAAAFDVSRGTLREALSELKRRNYIGTQPGVGSVVTYDGVPLHQGGGWAQALAAGGVQIRTELLGISGVELEEFAERFGRARFMLIERRRRAADDSLVSLERALIPACDGLENLAEEGLLDDSLTATLAAHGYRAGQGKQWIGAAPLDDEAASQLQRTPGSVFLKVVRETFDSRGRFMERVESYLDPVHFQLHLDFGGAP, from the coding sequence ATGATTAGACAGGTTCGATTCGACAAGAAAACCCGCGTGGTTCGCGCCCTGGCCGAACGCATCGAGCAAGGCGTGCTCGGCGCCGGTGAGCGCCTACCCGGCGAACACGAGCTGGCGGCGGCCTTCGATGTCAGCCGCGGTACGCTGCGCGAGGCGCTGTCCGAGCTCAAGCGACGCAATTACATCGGCACCCAGCCGGGGGTCGGCTCCGTGGTCACCTACGACGGCGTGCCTCTGCACCAGGGCGGAGGCTGGGCGCAGGCCCTCGCCGCCGGGGGTGTGCAGATACGGACCGAGCTGCTGGGCATCAGCGGTGTGGAGCTAGAGGAGTTTGCCGAACGCTTCGGCCGCGCCCGCTTCATGCTGATCGAGCGCCGTCGGCGGGCTGCCGATGACAGCCTGGTGTCCCTCGAGCGTGCACTGATTCCGGCCTGCGATGGCCTGGAGAACCTGGCCGAGGAGGGCCTGCTCGACGACTCGCTGACCGCCACGCTGGCCGCCCATGGCTATCGGGCCGGGCAGGGCAAGCAGTGGATCGGTGCCGCGCCGCTCGACGATGAGGCGGCCAGCCAGCTGCAGCGCACGCCGGGCAGCGTATTCCTCAAGGTGGTGAGGGAAACCTTCGATAGCCGCGGGCGTTTCATGGAGCGCGTCGAGAGCTACCTCGACCCCGTCCATTTCCAACTTCATCTCGATTTCGGAGGCGCACCGTGA
- a CDS encoding NUDIX hydrolase, translated as MPSPRFCQQCGGATLERRRPAGDDHSRLVCAGCGHIHYENPKIITGCIIEQDGRYLLCQRAIAPRVGTWTLPAGFMENGETTEEAALREVREEAGVVAEILCPYSVFSVPSISEVYLIFRARLLHDTGYFGSETLARRFFAPEDIPWEQIYYPAIRQILERYIAEREAGIYGIYMGSDDTGKVHFIR; from the coding sequence ATGCCCAGCCCGCGCTTCTGTCAGCAATGCGGCGGCGCGACGCTGGAACGGCGCCGCCCGGCCGGAGACGACCATTCACGGCTGGTATGCGCCGGCTGCGGGCATATCCATTACGAAAACCCGAAGATAATCACCGGCTGCATCATCGAGCAAGACGGCCGCTATCTACTCTGCCAACGCGCCATCGCGCCGCGCGTCGGCACCTGGACACTGCCCGCAGGGTTCATGGAAAACGGCGAAACCACCGAAGAGGCGGCGCTGCGTGAAGTGCGCGAGGAGGCCGGCGTGGTCGCCGAAATCCTCTGCCCCTACTCGGTGTTCAGCGTGCCCTCGATCAGCGAGGTGTACCTGATCTTCCGCGCCCGACTGCTGCACGATACCGGGTACTTCGGCAGTGAAACCCTGGCCCGCCGCTTCTTCGCCCCCGAGGACATCCCCTGGGAGCAGATCTACTACCCGGCCATCCGCCAGATTCTCGAACGCTACATCGCCGAACGCGAAGCGGGCATCTACGGGATCTACATGGGCAGCGACGACACCGGCAAGGTGCACTTCATCCGCTGA
- a CDS encoding GntR family transcriptional regulator: MKRQPIDDSFKVNRNPVTLREIVLDKLRSAIMNFQLLPGDRLVERDLCDRLGVSRTSVREALRHLESEGLVEFADAKGPRVAIITLEDACDLYELRCVLEGMIVQLFTLRARAKDIRALERALENNRQTLEEGELPDVLESVQEFYNVLMEGSGNDIAATQLRQLQARISYLRATSVSQTNRRSTSNQEMERMVEAIKSGDPLAAHQASVDHVRAAAKVALEYLEAKQEGAKARDIVAPIGLKDPRIGS; the protein is encoded by the coding sequence ATGAAACGCCAGCCGATCGACGATAGCTTCAAGGTCAACCGCAACCCCGTGACCCTGCGGGAGATCGTTCTGGACAAGCTGCGCAGCGCCATCATGAACTTCCAGCTGCTACCCGGCGACCGCCTGGTGGAGCGCGATCTGTGCGATCGGTTGGGGGTCAGCCGCACCTCGGTGCGCGAGGCGCTGCGCCATCTCGAGTCGGAAGGCCTGGTAGAATTCGCCGACGCCAAGGGCCCACGCGTGGCGATCATCACCCTGGAAGACGCCTGCGATCTCTACGAGTTGCGCTGCGTGCTGGAAGGCATGATCGTCCAGCTGTTCACCCTGCGCGCCCGCGCCAAGGACATCCGCGCCCTGGAGCGCGCGCTGGAGAACAACCGCCAGACCCTCGAAGAGGGCGAGCTGCCGGACGTCCTGGAGTCGGTTCAGGAGTTCTACAACGTGCTGATGGAAGGCTCGGGCAACGACATCGCCGCCACCCAGCTGCGCCAGTTGCAGGCGCGCATCAGCTACCTGCGGGCCACCTCGGTATCGCAGACCAACCGACGCAGCACCAGCAATCAGGAAATGGAGCGGATGGTCGAGGCGATCAAGAGTGGCGACCCGCTGGCCGCTCACCAGGCGTCGGTCGATCACGTACGTGCCGCGGCCAAGGTCGCCCTGGAGTACCTGGAAGCCAAACAGGAAGGTGCCAAGGCGCGGGACATCGTCGCCCCCATCGGTCTGAAAGACCCGCGTATCGGGAGCTGA
- a CDS encoding carboxymuconolactone decarboxylase family protein, which yields MSNDKYEKGLQIRTQVLGEDYVKRSVENADDFNRPLQELVTEYCWGHVWGREGLSMQERSMINLAMISALNRPHELKLHIRGALRNGLSREQIREILLQVGIYCGVPAAVDSFRIAREAFAEADAEAQQAEA from the coding sequence ATGAGCAACGACAAGTACGAGAAGGGCCTGCAGATCCGCACCCAGGTGCTGGGCGAGGATTACGTGAAGCGCTCGGTGGAGAATGCCGACGACTTCAACCGCCCGCTGCAGGAGCTGGTCACCGAATACTGCTGGGGGCATGTGTGGGGTCGTGAAGGCTTATCGATGCAGGAACGCAGCATGATAAACTTGGCCATGATTTCCGCGCTCAACCGCCCGCACGAGCTGAAGTTGCACATTCGCGGCGCCCTGCGCAACGGCCTCAGCCGCGAGCAGATCCGCGAGATTCTGCTGCAGGTCGGCATTTACTGCGGTGTGCCTGCCGCAGTCGACAGCTTCCGCATCGCCCGTGAAGCGTTCGCCGAAGCGGATGCCGAAGCCCAGCAGGCCGAGGCATAG
- a CDS encoding NAD-dependent succinate-semialdehyde dehydrogenase, protein MTPEASRLFRQYAYLDGQWLAADEGGTQAIFNPANGEEIGRVPDMGSAEALRAIAAANAAWPAWRARTAKERSAVLKRWHALMLENADALAEILTLEQGKPLAEAKGEILYAASFIEWFAEEAKRIYGDTIPSHKPDARIVVTKEPIGVVAAITPWNFPAAMITRKVGPALAAGCPCIVKPAPETPFSALALAVLAEEAGIPPGIFNVITGDAVAIGNELCASATVRKLSFTGSTPIGKLLMQQCASTLKKVSLELGGNAPFIVFDDADLERAVDGALIAKFRNAGQTCVCVNRFLVQDGIHDAFVARLAERVGELRVADGFAEGAQQGPLINERAVDKVADHVADALGKGARLICGGERHALGHGFYQPTVLAEVTTGMKVAREETFGPLAAVFRFRDEAEALHMANDTEFGLAAYCYTRDLGRAWRMSEGLEYGMVGINEGLISTEVAPFGGIKASGLGREGSHYGIDDYLEIKYTLMGGL, encoded by the coding sequence ATGACACCTGAAGCGTCGCGTCTGTTTCGTCAGTACGCCTACCTCGATGGCCAGTGGTTGGCCGCCGATGAAGGCGGCACCCAAGCCATCTTCAACCCCGCCAATGGCGAAGAGATCGGCCGGGTACCCGACATGGGCAGCGCCGAAGCTCTGCGAGCCATCGCCGCCGCCAATGCCGCCTGGCCAGCCTGGCGTGCGCGCACCGCCAAGGAACGCAGTGCGGTGCTCAAGCGCTGGCATGCGCTGATGCTGGAAAACGCTGACGCACTGGCCGAGATTCTGACCCTGGAACAGGGCAAGCCACTGGCCGAAGCCAAGGGCGAAATCCTCTACGCGGCCAGCTTCATCGAGTGGTTCGCCGAGGAAGCCAAGCGCATCTATGGCGACACCATTCCCAGCCACAAGCCCGATGCACGCATCGTCGTGACCAAGGAGCCGATTGGCGTGGTCGCAGCCATCACGCCGTGGAACTTCCCGGCGGCGATGATCACCCGCAAGGTCGGCCCGGCGCTGGCCGCTGGCTGCCCCTGCATCGTCAAGCCGGCGCCGGAAACGCCGTTTTCCGCACTGGCGCTGGCGGTGCTCGCCGAGGAAGCGGGCATTCCCCCCGGCATCTTCAACGTGATTACCGGCGACGCGGTGGCCATCGGCAACGAGCTCTGCGCCAGCGCCACGGTGCGCAAGCTGTCGTTCACCGGCTCCACGCCGATCGGCAAGCTGTTGATGCAGCAGTGCGCCAGCACCTTGAAGAAGGTCTCTCTGGAACTGGGCGGCAATGCGCCGTTCATCGTCTTCGACGATGCCGATCTGGAGCGTGCGGTGGACGGCGCGCTGATCGCCAAATTCCGCAATGCCGGGCAGACCTGCGTGTGCGTGAACCGCTTTCTGGTCCAGGACGGCATCCATGACGCCTTCGTCGCCCGCCTGGCCGAGCGCGTAGGCGAACTGAGGGTCGCCGATGGTTTTGCCGAAGGCGCGCAACAGGGCCCGCTGATCAATGAGCGGGCTGTGGATAAAGTCGCTGATCACGTCGCCGATGCCCTGGGCAAAGGCGCCAGGCTGATCTGCGGCGGCGAACGTCACGCACTGGGCCACGGTTTCTATCAGCCCACGGTGCTGGCCGAGGTCACCACCGGCATGAAGGTCGCACGCGAGGAAACCTTCGGCCCACTGGCTGCGGTGTTCCGTTTCCGCGACGAAGCCGAAGCGCTGCACATGGCCAACGATACCGAATTCGGCCTGGCCGCTTATTGCTACACCCGCGACCTCGGCCGCGCCTGGCGCATGAGCGAGGGCTTGGAGTACGGCATGGTCGGCATCAACGAAGGGCTGATTTCCACCGAAGTGGCGCCTTTCGGCGGCATCAAGGCGTCGGGCCTGGGCCGCGAAGGCTCGCACTATGGCATCGACGATTATCTGGAAATCAAATACACCTTGATGGGTGGGCTTTGA
- a CDS encoding flavin reductase family protein has protein sequence MIEPGLYKSVMAAFPSGVTIVTTLGPDGGIVGITASAFSALSIDPALVLFCPNYGSDSYPVLRDSKRFAIHLLSAEQQAEAYAFAGKGKDKAAGIEWTLSEQGNPLLKNAAAIIECELWREYDGGDHAIMVGAVKNLILPEVAPVPMIYHRGKLGALPALA, from the coding sequence ATGATCGAACCCGGACTGTACAAATCCGTCATGGCCGCCTTCCCCTCGGGGGTGACCATCGTTACCACGCTGGGCCCGGATGGCGGCATCGTCGGCATCACCGCCAGCGCCTTCAGCGCGCTGTCGATCGACCCTGCGCTGGTGCTGTTCTGCCCCAACTACGGCTCCGATTCCTACCCGGTGCTGCGCGACAGCAAGCGCTTCGCGATTCACCTGCTCTCTGCCGAGCAACAGGCCGAAGCCTATGCCTTCGCCGGCAAGGGCAAGGACAAGGCCGCAGGCATCGAATGGACCCTCAGCGAGCAAGGCAACCCGCTGCTGAAGAACGCCGCCGCGATCATCGAGTGCGAGCTGTGGCGCGAGTACGACGGCGGTGATCACGCCATCATGGTAGGCGCAGTGAAGAACCTGATTCTGCCTGAGGTCGCTCCGGTGCCGATGATCTATCACCGCGGCAAGCTCGGCGCCCTGCCGGCGTTGGCTTGA